ctgcaaggaaggaagaaagcggcggccaaccgccgtcgcgccgcgactccatccgcccccgatcccgaacccgctcccgctccctatgtgccacctcaaccccccaccaactcgttgtgggggttTTGGcacaactcaatttggccgataggtcaaatatgacccccgagcaacttcgatcgcatgtggcgatgatacggggtctccaaagaacgttGGGGGTATTGCCGGATGATGATTAGTCTTCACCGGGGGCATTTTTACgcttaaattgtgtaatttttattttttagtagtttaatatgtaatttttattttttaggattttaattatgtattttttattttttaggaatttaattatttaatttataattttattgtaatttgtaatattattccgggtatttttaatgaattttaattttgtggaaatatttttatttaaattgaataatagaatggtgggacccttgtgctcgtccttgcggaagagcacggatgtgggtgttgtgctcttgcctaagagcagacagaaaaagtggggccgggcacacatccgtgctcgctggcaagagcacggatgtggatccTCTTAAGCTTGTAGCCAGTTTAGAAACTCCGGCAATGTTGTCCTCGACTAAATGCGATCAGTTCGACACTTTTACTGCATCAACATATGTGGCTCACAGAATTTGAATTGGAGATACTAGGATAACAGGTGCTACAAATAGTCCctattagggatgtcaatgtagcccgcaacccgtgggttggcccgaatagcccgctaaATTCAAGGGTTAGGGccgaaaatttctagcccggtaaaattaaaacccgataagcctgcacccgattaacccgcaacccgttagggccatacccgaaacccgataaaatttctattattctatatttttactcttaattcgacacttcattgactaatttaatgatatagataactaaaaaaaataacattcaattttatattaaatatgcaaattatatattgaatttttattaatattataattgataaataaattaaacactGAAAAAAGATTTTCTAAAACATGgattaaaatttcacgaaatatctcaaatattagtatttcatcatgtttatgattgagtttaagcatatatctcaaatttattataatttattttataaatataactaattttcataatGATTTATTGGATTGTTCATATCTTAATCTTATCGGTAgaaacccgattaacccgctgggctagcccaaAACCCGaacttttagggttagggttgaacttttacaacccgaaagaaatcacaacccggttagcccgcacccgattgacccgcaacccgagtagcgTTGGCCTGAAACCCGATGgactggcccgattgacatccctagtccCTATCCATATCTAGTATAACAAGTTAACACTAGAATATCTAGATAACTTCATATCAAAGTCGATTTTTACattattgaaattaaattaattgttaatATTTGATTTCCAACATCCATTTTGCACATATATACTTAGTATATTAACTCACAATACAAAAAATAACGAACGGTGGGTGGGATGTGTTTGTCATTTTGATTCTTCCCAACCTGAAAATGATATATAtcagttttattataaaacgcTTCTTCAATATTATGGGACGTGATTTATGCTGGTACGCCCCTTTGTCGATTGATGCTacaattatatatacatatacaatATGATGGATGGAGGATAAAAGAAACATATCAATTCGTGTGGTCGGATACAGTAAAAAAGGTCGCATCTGCTCCGGAAGGCACATGTGGTGTGATAGCTTCGTTCATATGGATGACAGACAAAGAACATAAGCGAAATTCAACCTGGGCAGACCCATATGCAAAAAATTGTTTTGGTCGAAGCTATATACTCTATACTTTGAGTTTGGATTTTGAGACCGCAATTTTCCTATATATCGTTGTTAAGATATAGACTTTTGCTTAACAGTTTACACGAAATTTAAAAAGCGGACGATtatatatgaataaaaaattattttatcactCTGGTAGGTGCTTAAGCCCTTCAATTCGTACATATGTGCGTCCGCCATTGCTCGAAAGGTTGGGTCACATATGCCGCAGTGTGGTCAATGGCAACTCCAGATGCCAAATTTAATAGAGTTTTTCAGCCCTCATGGGTCCGAGACAATAAACTTTCTATGTTTGTTGCAACTATAGTGACTCTAGCATTTGTATTCACacgaaatattaaaaattaaacgaTAGTATacgaaactgaaaaaaaaataaattttaaaaaacttgGCGGGTGCTTAAGCCCCTTATTTTTTACATCGTGTGCGCTCTATTATTAGAAGAGACGGGGCGGATTTGCCGCACCGTGGAGTAAAAGGAATCTCAGACGCCGAATTTAGTGGAGTTTTCCGACCCTCATGAGCTGGCGGTGGGGCCGTCAATCGACCCCAATCCGCcctaatatatatacatatgttaTATGCATGTGTGTTTGGttgtataaaataattgaaGTGCTAAAGAACAAAAGCGACGAAGCTACATGGAAACTGTGTTGTTCGAACTTATTTGAGAATAATATCAGATTGGCAAATCATTTCGATGCCCTACGAAATTAAGTTTCCTATATTTGCCCTTTCTCCCTTTCAAACGCATCACTTGTATCACAGCAAATCAAGAAAGATTGGCCTTCTTCATAGATTTCGACAAACTAAATTATCGGATAAGGAAGAGGATAAATTACTATATTGCGGCTATGATTCCACATATATTAATTTTGATTGATTTATAAGatcattaattaataaatttcatGGGAAATTCATGTGAGGCATATAAAGGAACACAAGATATACGAACATCTATTAACCCTTGAATTGCGAAGATCTACAATAGATATGTTTGAAGAATTAATTTACAAAATCTCAAAACTTCATATTGAAATACGAATAGAGATTTATGAGAAACGAGACAACTCAACGAGAATTCTTTAAATTCGAAAGTGAAGGCGCAAGTGGTACATTTATATTTATAGATCGAGTACAAtttaaaaaacatttaatggtGTCAcacattaataattaaaattatcctTCTTGACTTGAATTTTTGTGTACAACTAGTATATCTCACTATTACAGCAGATGAAATCCAATGTCCCATAATTTTAGTGCAAcactaaaatatttattattaataattataaaattacaaaCTCCCAGctttaaaaataattacatcATAAGATTATACTAACGCATAGAAATCGTTCAAACTGAGAAAAAAGATGAAAGATAAGTTAAATTGGAACCCAAAATGTGTTACACTATAACTCAAGAATGATATCACATGGCACTATGCATCTACACATGATGATGTTTGATTGCTCAAGATGAACTTGTACATATATTGCTTGAATTACTCGAGAATATCCTAgattaaatatcaatttttagAACAACATTTATACATAAACTCAATCATGTATGTATCAATCTGAACACAAATAAAAATGTTCAATTAGACTAAAAcatcttttaatttattatagtaACACCTAACTCAACCTATgtacaattaaaagaaaatggaCATATTACTTTCCTACTGTCAGATTTCCAAAAAACATAAGTAGCAAGTAAATACAAACGTCACATACATCATACATCAATTTTGACAcaactaaatttaaaaaaaaaatactattattataagAATATCCTCCACCATAAAATAAAACCTCAAcctgaaaaaaaacaaaacaccaaaTAACTCCAAAACAAAGCCGTGAAATCGACGTATAACCACAGGGCCATTTCCGTAATTCCACACCCATCTCCTCCTTCCCATATCTGCAATCAAAATTCCTTCATCTCAGCCTTCACCAACCTCGTATTCCCCCCTCTCCCCACCAGATTCAAAATCCAATCCCTAATTCACCACCAATAAACTGAATCAACCATGCCGAATCGCCAAGAGCAGCAAGGCCTCGGCTACAATTACGCCACCAGCTCCGATTCCGACGATCCAGAAGAATTGGAAGAAGAGGAAGCTATCAATTCGGAAATCTGCAGCGGCAATTGTGGATTCCTCCGCCTCGAGCGGCGGCTCTGGGGGCGAGTCCTCGACCCCAGGGCCGCGTGGGTGCAGGAGTGGAAccgcctcttcctcctcgtGTGCGCGGTGGGGCTGTTTGTGGACCCGCTATTCTTCTACACGCTGTCGATAAGCGAGAGCTGCATGTGCCTCTTCGTCGACGGGTGGTTCGCCGTCACCGTCACCGTCCTGCGCTGCATGATCGACGCGCTGCACCTCTGGAACGTGTGGCTGCAGTTCAACATGAACCGCAGCCCGGACGACCGGAGAGTGCATGACCGCGCCTCGGTCGCCTTCAAGTACCTCAAGTCGCGCAAGGGCTTCTCGTTCGACCTCTTCGTCATCCTCCCCTTGCCCCAGGTCAGTCATTCGATCGCAAAGATTTACGATATTTTACTAAAGGAAATGTGGACTGAAAATTGTCATAGCCgcatatcgtatcgaaaatgtCGTCATGAGTAAATATGATACTGTTGCCTTATCCAACTTTTTCAGTGTACGGAAATTTTGGTATGGTcaactttttttatattgatatcgattttagagcacccacaacagTGAGCACTCACCATCCGTCCGTCCTTGTCGCTGGCAAGGACACTCCtatccgccgctgcgctcttgccgctggcacggacgtgctcttagcatAGAGCAcggccgtgccagcgagcagggcgacgtgacgTGTTTCTATTGGcagttgacatttttttttaaatcgaaaataatacaaaaaaaaaattcgaattctaaaaaatatagccgttttattaccatttttttgaattttttttaaatttaaaaaaaattaatctcaaaatcatctataaatacacacattcatcatccatttggacgaaattcggccacttatgaatttaattatgtaatttttattttttaggagtttaattgtgtaatttttaatttttatgattttaattatgtaatttttaatttttatgattttaattatgtaatttttattttttttataatttgtaatattattccgggtatttttaatgcattttactTTTgcggaaatatttttatttaaattgaataatagaatggtgggacccttgtgctcgtacTTGCGGAAGAGAAAGctatgggtgttgtgctcttgcctaagagcaagcagaaaaaagtggggtcgggtccacaaccgtgctagttggcaagagcacggttgtggatgctcttagtgcgCGTACTGAAATACCGTTAAAACTACATTAGCTTATACATTCAAAACAGTAAATTGTACACGTTGTGCGTAATTTAATTTCGTGGGGTGGGGCCGGCCGGCACCCCATCAATTTTGAAACTTTGTAGGGATATTTTAGTAATTCTATGTTAAAATTATAGTTActgaaaatattactactactattatttaattaaatttgaaatttttatttggatttcaaaataatttttgcTTAGAACCTAGAAAATGTCTTCTTAGGTCCAACGTGaaaaattttactcctataatatTTGGCTTATGTCATTAATCGAGTAGCACAATTTATTGCACTGAACGTATAAAGTCACAGTATATTGTTCTTATTTGAACTAGACCGCATATTGTGCAATGTAGTTTTTATGAAGCAACAAGACAAAATATGATGTTGaaattgtgtttgtgtattaaTATGATAGCTTCACACCGATTGTTTCTCACAAGCTCATATGATTGTTTATGTCctcttgtgtttgtttgtgttgaCTCGTGTCACAACATCGTCTCCTCACCATGCAATAAGTTACTCTATTTatctagttttatttttaatattacaaCTATAGTCCTCACCATTTTTCCACAACGGTTAACGTAGTAGTATATTTCAATAGTGGGGTGGAGATATATGTGATGCATGCATagtattaaaatcttaaaataactaataatataattatttaccTCAGATTACCAAATCATTTTATCAGAAGAGTTAGTAAAAAAATGGTTTTAGTTCGTATGAAATTGATGTCTAGAAATCATAAAAATAGTTGAGCCACAGAACATAATTTAAGCGTGTGATGAAAGTGATAAAATTGTTATATGTTTGATGAATTTGTAAGATTGTACTAGAATTGATATGAGATATATTTGGTGCAGATAGTAATCTGGGTGATCATCCCGAAGCTTCTAGAAAGAGGATGGACGACGGTGGTGATGACGGTGTTGTTGGTAATGTTCGTGTTCCAATACTTGCCCAAAATCTACCACTCGGTGTGCCTGCTCCGCCGCATGCAAAATTTCTCCGGCACCTACATTTTCAGCTCCGTTTGGTGGGGCATTGCTCTCAACATGATCGCCTACTTTGTGGCGTCCCACGTAAGTACTCTGACAACGTTCCTTTGTTCTAGCTAAACGAATAACTGCAACTTAATTGGTAAgatgttttttgttttctcgTTCGTTCACTCCATGCTGCAAACCAGGCTGTAGGGGCGTGCTGGTACTTGCTAGGCATCCAGCGAGGTGCGAGATGCTTGAGGGATCAATGCACGACGACCAAAGGCTGCGACATAAAAATGATGGCATGTCAACATTCAATTTACTATGGGAATAAAGATCTCATTAGTGATAGAACGAGATTCATATGGGGAGAGAATAGGCATGCGAGGTCTTCATGCCTTCAAAATTACGACAATTTTGACTATGGCGTTTATAAGTGGACCGTGCAGCTCGTCACCAATAATAACCGTCTCGAGAAAGTACTGTTTCCCATATTTTGGGGACTGATGACTCTCAGGTATGACATACCATTATTTTGGTCCTCAGATAGCCGTTATAGATagtgaaaatttaaaatattgcaTCTTGTTAACAAGTTGTGGTGTGCAACATCCTAGTACAACCGGTACAATTCGTACTGGGTGTAATAGGATGAATGGGCAAGTCATGGCGCGCAACTTGAACGGTAACATTTGGTTTCTACTATCCGATTTGCATATCTTGCACCATTAACTATTTTTGATTTAGGAAATGATGATATTGTAAATGGAACAGTACTTTTGGGAACCTAGAGAGCACGACTGACTGGTTAGAAGTGGTGTTCATTATTATTGTCCTCACCACCGGACTGTTGCTCGTCACAATGTTAATCGGTAACATCAAGGTACGTAAATTAAATCTTTCGAGTAGTTGAAATCAATTCAATGAAATATTTAGGGGGACGACCAGACTGCCATGAGCACCTAATTTTTCTTTAGGGTCGACCAGACACGAATTGCCCGCCCCCCCTTGTTACAATTTTACCTCTTAAAAAGACATGTGTCGTTGTTGTACATGACTAGGTTTTCTTGCACGCGACTACGTCGAAGAAGCAAGCGATGCAGTTGAAGATGCGGAATATAGAATGGTGGATGAGAAAGAGGCGGCTGCCGCAGGCATTCAAGCAGAGGGTGCGCAACTACGAGAGGCAACGGTGGGCGGCGATGCGCGGGGTCGATGAATGTGAGATGACTCGGAATCTTCCAGAAGGCCTCAGGAGAGACATCAAGTATCATCTGTGTTTGGACTTGGTGAGACAGGTGCCATTGTTCCAGCACATGGACAATCTCGTGCTCGAGAACATATGTGACCGAGTCAAATCTCTCATTTTCACAAAGGGAGAAACGGTACGTCAAAATTCACTTgcttttattcatttatttgaagCTCAACAAATCAAACTTTGAATTCTAAGTACTACTATATAGAATTAACGACGTCAATAATAGTAACTCCTAAGGTATTGGAAATTGGAATAAGAATAaacatataaaacaaaacaaataacaatagtacataattaaaacaaaAGTTATGATAATAACGCTAAACGTGAATCAAACGTGACGTTTCTTTCAGATATCAAGAGAAGGCGATCCGGTGCAAAGAATGCTCTTCATCGTGCGAGGCCATCTCCAAAGCAGCCAATTCCTCCGCGACGGCGTGAAGAGCTGCTGCATGCTCGGCCCGGGGAACTTCTCGGGAGACGAGCTCCTGTCGTGGTGCCTGAGGAGGCCATTCGTGGAGAGGCTCCCGCCGTCCTCCTCGTCCCTGGTGACCCTGGAGACGACGGAGGCCTTCGGGCTCGAGGCGGAGGACGTGAAGTACGTGACGCAGCACTTCCGGTACACGTTCGTGAGCGAGAAGGTGAAGAGGAGCGCGAGGTACTACTCGCCCGGGTGGCGGACGTGGGCGGCCGTGGCGATCCAGCTGGCGTGGAGGCGGTACCGGCACCGCCTCACGCTCACTTCGCTCTCTTTTATAAGGCCTCGGCGGCCGCTGTCGAGGTGCTCGTCGCTTGGGGAGGATAGGCTTAGGCTTTACACGGCTTTGCTCACTTCTCCTAAGCCTAATCatgatgattttgatttttgaattttgattttgtttttggtgTGTGTTGATTTGTGGGGTTTTGTCATGTCTTCATTCTTGTAGGCGTTGTTTATTATTGGGAAAAGTGATGATAATTAATTTGAACTCGAATAATCAATTTCCGTGACCTCCGGGTTCTGTTTTGGGATCTTATTCTGATCCTTTCGGCGAGAGAAATAGGGAGTGAGAGAGTGCAGGGATTTTGGTGTGTGTCTCTGAAATCTTCCTTTTGAGTGCTGAAACTTTTGGGTGTTCTAAGTTGAGAGGATACAGtagaaggagagagagaagtCGATGGTTTTGGGTGGAGGTTTTTGATTCATTCTTctgttatcattttaatcaatcaatgaatgaaATAGTATTTTGATCCTAATTCTGACACCCCACGTTTTGGTTCTGAAGTCGCTGCTCGACGGGAAGcttccgcgcacagccgcccagatcttATCTCCGtcgaccctcacgggcgcctTATCATCTTCGCCGACCCTCATGTGCGCCGGATTCACTTTATCTTGCTATTTTCCGTTTTAtcgattcattaaggatttaggtccttaacaactggtgctttcatcccgtgcTCATCCTCCATCTTCGTTCATCCATATCCCCCAAATAAGTcaccaatataaaaataataattaaatttcagTCGCCACACCACCATCACAGCCACACCTAATCCTCCATATTCTTTCATCAGTAACCCAAACACTCAGTCATCAAAACAAAAATTCCCACTTACGTATTCCCTATTTTCCACCTCCATCTTCTTTCATATATTATTTCATGGCCGCTCTCCGAACCTGCTGGGACTCGCCATATCGGTCCCACCACCAGTGATTGGGGCAGCCCAGATAGGCACCGTGGGACCTGCCAGGACAGAGACGATCGAGGGGAGTCTGAACTTATGACCAGCCTCAGCCACCACATCTCCGAGGGATGCCTTCTCGCCTCGAGAGGCCAAACCAGCAAACCTACAGGCAGACACCGCACTAAACTGGAATGGGGCGTTATGAACAACTAATCAATCTATTGGATGCAGCTACCTCCAAGCTGGAATCACGATGTGAAGAAATCAATCGTCGTGTGAAAAGTTTGCAAGCGTCAAAAGCAGTGTATGGACGGCAACCCTATGCAGATTTTGATTTGGGAGCGCCTAGGCGTCGTCCAACTTGCTGGGATCCGCCCTTCCAAACTTCTAGTTGCCGTGTTGGAGAAACTCGTGCTCCTCCGCTGATGGAACCACCACTATACCGGCAGTCGCCCTTCACCGACTTGAATTCTTCATACGAGCAGTCGAGGCAATACACGACCTCGACTTGTAGGCACCCGCCTATTAGTTGGACGTGCCCCCACAAAATCCCCATGTCGAGTAGCACTAATGGCTGCACAAATACAAACCTTTGCGGTCTATACAACCACCGCCGCTCGGCAGCGCCACTGCCTACTGCGGCTGCACCGCCGCCGCCAAGGCAATCAGATCGTCTGCTACAGCAGTCAAGTCCGGCATCATCTTTAGAGCTGCCGCCCTACGCCTCACCAGGGGCTTACCGGCCCTTGCAACCACTGCCCGTGACAGCTCCGTTATTGGTCGCTAATCCACATCCACAAGTTGTTGTCCCGAGCTCATTGAAAAAGGAGAAGGAAGAATTGTTAGACAATTTGCCATCTCCACCAGCCGTGTTCTCTCCGTCGTGCAACCCCAATTTTAGTAGAAAAAAGAGTTTTTGTTGGAAGATGGTATTGCGAGAGAAAGGATAACCGTAGAGGAAGAGAAGTCGACTTCAATCATGAAGGAAACAAATCTACACAGTGGTGTTGAGAATGGGTTGATGGAGAAGGTTGTGAATCGCCTTCACCAAGTAACGTATCCATCCGTCATGGTCTATGCACttacctatggtagaccgtgtgccagcgtacgggttggccagtctagtgacttggtttgtggccacattccatgtcatgtatgtgcagatatggttaacgtctatgagaaaatgactgatcagtcgactttttacaatgggaatgattttagtgcctcgggcctttctaaagctaaaaccccgatggttacttattgATGG
This DNA window, taken from Salvia splendens isolate huo1 chromosome 18, SspV2, whole genome shotgun sequence, encodes the following:
- the LOC121777991 gene encoding cyclic nucleotide-gated ion channel 4-like, with protein sequence MPNRQEQQGLGYNYATSSDSDDPEELEEEEAINSEICSGNCGFLRLERRLWGRVLDPRAAWVQEWNRLFLLVCAVGLFVDPLFFYTLSISESCMCLFVDGWFAVTVTVLRCMIDALHLWNVWLQFNMNRSPDDRRVHDRASVAFKYLKSRKGFSFDLFVILPLPQIVIWVIIPKLLERGWTTVVMTVLLVMFVFQYLPKIYHSVCLLRRMQNFSGTYIFSSVWWGIALNMIAYFVASHAVGACWYLLGIQRGARCLRDQCTTTKGCDIKMMACQHSIYYGNKDLISDRTRFIWGENRHARSSCLQNYDNFDYGVYKWTVQLVTNNNRLEKVLFPIFWGLMTLSTFGNLESTTDWLEVVFIIIVLTTGLLLVTMLIGNIKVFLHATTSKKQAMQLKMRNIEWWMRKRRLPQAFKQRVRNYERQRWAAMRGVDECEMTRNLPEGLRRDIKYHLCLDLVRQVPLFQHMDNLVLENICDRVKSLIFTKGETISREGDPVQRMLFIVRGHLQSSQFLRDGVKSCCMLGPGNFSGDELLSWCLRRPFVERLPPSSSSLVTLETTEAFGLEAEDVKYVTQHFRYTFVSEKVKRSARYYSPGWRTWAAVAIQLAWRRYRHRLTLTSLSFIRPRRPLSRCSSLGEDRLRLYTALLTSPKPNHDDFDF